One window from the genome of Maridesulfovibrio ferrireducens encodes:
- a CDS encoding diguanylate cyclase, with product MRILIAEDDVTSRAVLEGILTQLGHEVVTTVNGVEALEILQQPDSPMLAILDWMMPELSGVEVIQEVRSIPTDSPPFLILLTAKDKKTDVVDGLNVGANDYLVKPYDKGELIARIGVGKRMIDLQAALVESQKDLAHQATHDPLTGAMNRRAIMASLEKDLERTLREDSVLGIGLLDIDHFKAVNDTYGHQTGDDVLCELVRTINSGLRKYDSLGRIGGEEFVVVMPGKVGADSVSQFERLRSSIQKTKMKTRTGDLAITVSVGVVCAPPGASIDDLLAMADEALYQAKAGGRNRVTLAESSLHEDAVP from the coding sequence ATGCGAATACTTATCGCAGAAGACGACGTGACATCCAGAGCTGTTCTAGAGGGCATCTTGACCCAGTTGGGACACGAAGTGGTGACGACGGTTAACGGTGTCGAGGCCCTTGAAATTCTCCAGCAGCCAGATTCTCCCATGTTAGCAATTCTCGACTGGATGATGCCGGAACTGAGTGGCGTTGAAGTCATCCAGGAAGTCCGTTCAATACCAACTGACAGCCCGCCATTTCTTATCCTTCTCACCGCCAAGGATAAGAAGACGGATGTTGTTGACGGTCTGAATGTCGGAGCAAATGATTATTTGGTCAAGCCGTATGACAAGGGTGAGCTCATTGCGCGAATAGGTGTTGGCAAGCGTATGATCGATCTACAAGCAGCTCTCGTGGAAAGTCAAAAAGATCTTGCGCACCAAGCCACCCACGACCCATTGACTGGTGCTATGAATCGAAGGGCGATAATGGCCAGTTTGGAGAAAGACTTGGAAAGAACCTTACGTGAAGATTCAGTCTTGGGCATTGGACTTTTGGACATCGACCATTTCAAAGCTGTAAATGATACTTACGGTCACCAAACCGGGGATGATGTATTGTGCGAACTTGTACGAACTATTAACTCCGGTCTGCGAAAATATGACTCCCTTGGGAGAATTGGTGGAGAAGAATTTGTCGTGGTCATGCCAGGCAAAGTGGGAGCAGATAGCGTATCTCAATTTGAAAGACTACGATCTTCGATCCAAAAAACCAAGATGAAAACCAGAACAGGTGATCTTGCCATAACAGTAAGCGTAGGTGTTGTATGTGCCCCACCGGGCGCCAGTATAGATGATTTGTTAGCAATGGCAGATGAAGCTCTCTACCAAGCTAAAGCTGGTGGGCGGAATCGTGTCACACTTGCAGAGTCAAGTTTGCATGAAGACGCGGTGCCTTGA